The window CAGGTAGTCGCGGTAGAACTTCGCCGTCGTCGGCTCGCCGTTGTCATAGACCGCCTTGACCTCGCAGTTCTTGAAGAGGACGGAAGCGCCGCCCAAATGGTCGGCATGAGGGTGCGTGATGATGAGCTTGTCGACCGTCTTGATATTTTCTTTCTTGAGCGCCGCTTCGAGCTTCGGATGCTCGTCGAGGTCGCCCGTATCGATGAATATGGTCTGATCCGCCGTTCGTATGAGGATGGCGTCTCCCTGCCCGACGTCGAGCACCTTGACGTTTAGAGCGCCGCCCTTCGCCTGCGCCGCTTCCTGCGCCGCATTCGGTGCTCCCATGCAGCCCGTCAGCAACGTGCAGGCAAAAACGAGTGCGGCGAGCATGCCCAGCATTTTCTTCATAAGGATTCTCCTATCGTTCGTCCAAGCTGTCATATTTCAATCGTCCTGCAAGATGCAATGCTCGATTCCCCATGCCGCACCGTCTTCCAGCACCGTGGGCACAACGGTCTCAGCATGAGGCAGCAGCCTCTCGTTGGCGTTCCCCATGACGAGGGCGTGCGCGACGGTCTGCATCATCTCGATGTCGTTCTCGCCGTCGCCGAAAGCGTAGCTTTCTTCCACGGGAACACCGATGTATTCGAGTGCATGAAGGATGCCCGTGCCCTTCGATTCGTGCGCGGAATACAGCTCGAAGTTCCTGCCGTGCGCCGCATCGACGAGCCCTGTGACGCCCGGAAGCTGCAGAAAGTCCGCAAAGGACGTGCGCTCTGTAGCATAAAACTCCATCTTGTAGGTCACGACATCGCGCCAGGAAAAGTCGCGGCGAAAGAAGTCAAGCGGCACATCGAAGCTCTTGAAGAAGGCTTCCAGCCCCTTGCATTCCGCGCCCATGTAGGTGAAGTCCACGCTCTCCTGGCAGAAGTCTAAGCCCTTCTCCTGAGCCAGACGCACGATGCGGCAGACGAGCGAAGGAGGCAGAGGCTTCTGGAAGATGATTTCACCGCCGATCATGACGACGGCGCCGTTCATGAGCACGAAACCGTCGAAGCCGAGGTCGAGCAGCCCCTGCTCAATGAAGCTGTACGGACGCCCCGTGGCAACGAAGGCATAGTGTCCCGCTTCCTGCAGACGGCGGATCGCCGTGCGCACCGCCTCGGCAGGCAGCGGCCTCTTGTGCGTGACATCGATGATCGTGCCGTCGAGGTCGAAGAAAACCGCCTTTCTCATTTCTCTTCGCCGACCTCACTCTTCTTCTCATGCGGCAGATCGAAGACGACGCGCATGATGAGGAACACGATCCACAGCGCCATCGAAACGAGATAGGCGATGTCGATGGTCTGCAAATTGTCATAGTCAAGCGTGGCCATGAGCCAAACGGCCACGACGAGGATGAACCAATCGAGCTTGCGTATTCTTTTCAGTTTTTCCATGCATTTCACCTTTCTCCTTGCTTTTCCTGTACGCTTTTGCATCGGAAAGCTCACGCGAATCCACCGTCAAGAACCGCTTGCCGCCCAATTTCCGAGCGCCCTCCCCCTGCATGTGAAAAAGCCGCTCCCATGCCAAGCGCCTTGGCTGAAAGCGGCTGCCCTCTCTATTTCCGCTGCATCTGGGCGTCAAGGGCGTCGTGCATACGATGATTGATCGTGCTCAAACCTCGGTAGACCGTCGTGATGTCAACCTCGTCCCCGCGGTTTTCCATATAGCGCTCCAACTTGCGCTTCACGCGCTGCAGAGCATTGTCGATGGACTTGACATGGCGGTCGAGATCGACGGCGATCTCCTGATACGACTTGCCGTCGAGGTAGCTCATGAGCACGCGCCATTCGAGATCGCTCAGGATCTCTTCCATCTTTTCCTCGATATCGACGAACTCTTCCTGACTGATGACGAGCTCCTCGGGATTTGAAACGCGTGCTCCCGGCAGAATATCGAGGAGTGTGCGGTCAGAATCCTCATCGTAAATCGGCTTGTTGAGCGATATGTATGAATTCAGCGGGATGTGCTTCTGGCGCGTCGCCGTCTTGATCGCCGTAATGATCTGGCGCGTCACGCAGAGCTCAGCAAACGCGCGAAAGGACGAAAGGCGGTCGTTGCGGAAATCGCGAATCGCCTTGTAAAGGCCGATCATTCCCTCCTGCACGATGTCCTCGCGGTCAGCGCCGATGAGGAAGTAGGAGCGCGCCTTCGCGCGAACGAAGTTGCGATACTTGTTGATCAAGTAGTCCAGAGCGATGTTGCTGCAATTTTCCTTGATCCTAGAAATGACTTCCTCATCCGTCAGGCCGTCAAATCCTTCAAACCGTGTATCATTGCCGCTGTCTCTCATTTCCGCTTCCATAGCATCGACCCCATTCGTGTTGTTTTCCACTTCTGAAGAAAACGATGTCCCCCAGAGGGCTGCCAATCCTTCGGCTTCCCCCTCAACTGCTTTGATTATACTCCACAGATGCCCGAAACGTCAAGCGCGGCGCGGCTTTTTCCGCCTTTGGCGCGTTTTGCTGCGCATATTTCTCATTTATCCGCGCCTTTTCGCGTACATTTCAGCGGCTGCGCTTTCGCAGAGCGTCGAGTTTCGCCGCCGTGCGGCTGTCGATGCGCGAGCCGACTTCGTTGCGCGAAAGGGGCAGCGTCACCTCGCCCAAGTACTCGTCGGCAATCTTTTTCTTCGTCTTCTTCACGCGCCGCCAAAGCTCCGCCGATGAGATGCGATAGGCGCCCGCGCCGAGGATCGCCGACTGCTCGGCGCCGTCGGAGGTCACGACGTGCACCTCGCGCGAGGTGCGCACGGATTCATAGGCAAGGCGCTCGATGCAGCTGTCCGCCGTCACGCCCTCGCCCGTGTAGATGACCTCGAAGTGCGGCGCGACCTGTTCTCTGTGCTCTTCGCCGCTTGCAAAGAGAGCGTCAAAGACGACGGTCATATCGTATTTTTCGTAAGCGCCGTACTCCATGAGCAGATGGAGCAAGCGGTCACGCGCTTCTGCAAGATCGCCCGCGAGGGAGGCCAGCTCGGGCAGCGCATGGATGACGTTGTAGCCGTCGATGATGAAATGCTCGCGCTTCTTCGCCATCGCCTTACGCCCTTCCCAAGAGGCGCGCACGCCTCGCCTCGTACATGAGGAGCGCCCCGGCGACGGAAGCGTTGAGCGAGTTGATCGCCCCGTGCATCGGGATGCGCACGAGAAAGTCGCACGTTTCCTTGACGAGGCGGCCGAGTCCCTTGCCCTCGCTGCCGATGACGATGCACAGAGCCCCCGTCAAGTCGGCATGGAACATGTCCTCATCGCCCGCCATATCGGCGCCGACGAACCAGAGGCCGCGCTCCTTGAGTCGCTTCATCTCCTGAACGATGTTGCCGATGCGCACGACGCGCACATGCTCGACAGCGCCCGCCGAGGTCTTGGCAACCGTCGCCGTCAGCGCACAGCCGCGGCGCTCGGGCACGAGCACGCCGTGCACACCCGCCGCGTCCGCCGTGCGCAGGAGTGCGCCGAAGTTGTGCGGATCTTCGATCTCATCGAGCAGCAGGAGAAGAGGCGGCTCGCCCTTTTCCTCGGCGCACGCGAAGACGTCATCGAGCGAGGCGTAGGCAACGGGCGCAGCGTAGGCGATGACGCCCTGATGGCGCATGTCGGGCGCGAGCTGTTCGAGCTTCTCTCGCTTGCTCGCCCGCACAGGCACGCCTTGCTCGCGTGCAAGCGAGAGAAGCGGCGCGAGCGCCGCCTCCTTCGCGCCCTGCGCGACGAGGATACGATTGATGCCGCGCCCCGCCTTCAGCGCCTCGAAGACGGCGTTCCTGCCGACGAGAATCTCATCGGCAGAAGGCGTATCGCGCCGCTCTTCCTGCCTCCCGCCGCGCTTCAAGGCCGTCCGCTCTTCCTTCGCAGGCCGTTTCTTCTGCTTCGTTTCCATCGCTTCGCACCATCTTCCGCTCTTCATTCAGCGCACTTCGGGCTTCACGATGTACCTCGTGAGCCACGGCTCTTCTTCGACGAGGAGGTCGCGCATCCTGAGCATCATGTCGCGGATCTCCCACTGTGCGCCCGGCGTCGTCACGCGCTTTTCGTAGACGTCCATGAAGGAACGCAGGTTGAGCGTCGTCACGAAGTTCGTGCACGCCGCGCCCGGCAGCACGAAGCGTGCGTCCTGCTTCGCCACGCCGAGCGCGAGAAGATCGTCGTAAGCTCTCTGAATCACCTGCATCGTCTCAAGATAGCGCGCATACGCCGCTTCCTTCTCACGAATCGTCTCGGGCACGACGTGGGCGAAGATGCCGTCCGCCTGCTTTTCCGACTGCTCCGAAACGTAGCGCTGGCTCTGGACGCTTAAGGACACGCCGATGCGGTGGCGCGAATACTGCGCGAGAAGCGTGCGCGAGACGCCCTTGACGGCGAACGTCATCGAGCAGTGCTCGACGACCGAAAGATGCTTGCTCGTCATGATGCGCTCCAACAGGCGCAGCATGTCCGCCTCGCTCTTTTCCTCGGCCAGAAGCTCGATGGGCGAATCCGCGCTGTAGCAGGTACGCGCTGCCGTCCAGCACGTTTTGAGGTAATTCGGCGTCTTTGCAATCAACTGTATTTCCAAGGCTCTTTTCCTTTCATCTTCGTAAGGCGTGCCGTCATTCAGCCGCCCCTTTCTTCACGCGCTGTCCGCGTTTAGCGGCAATCTCCGCCATCATGCCCTGCGCGATGGCCTGAAACGCCCATTCGGCGATCTCGTCCAAACGCTCCGTATCCTTTTCCAAAAACAGCGTGCCAAGAAGCGCCTCGAAGCCCGTGCTCGCATGGTACTCGGCGACGCTCGCGCGGCGCGGCGCATGGCTCTTCGCGTTCCTGCCGCGGCGGAAGATGCCGCGCTCGCGCTCCGTCAGACGCTCCTCAATCGCGTGATATGCCTTCGCCTGCCAGACCGCCGAGACGATCTGCGCGGCAAAGTCACTCAGGACGTGCACCTGCGACTGCTCGAAGGATAGAAGGCGCGTGCGCACGAAGAGATGGAAGTAGGCATCGCCGA of the Selenomonas sputigena genome contains:
- the thyX gene encoding FAD-dependent thymidylate synthase translates to MEIQLIAKTPNYLKTCWTAARTCYSADSPIELLAEEKSEADMLRLLERIMTSKHLSVVEHCSMTFAVKGVSRTLLAQYSRHRIGVSLSVQSQRYVSEQSEKQADGIFAHVVPETIREKEAAYARYLETMQVIQRAYDDLLALGVAKQDARFVLPGAACTNFVTTLNLRSFMDVYEKRVTTPGAQWEIRDMMLRMRDLLVEEEPWLTRYIVKPEVR
- a CDS encoding NYN domain-containing protein, with translation MAKKREHFIIDGYNVIHALPELASLAGDLAEARDRLLHLLMEYGAYEKYDMTVVFDALFASGEEHREQVAPHFEVIYTGEGVTADSCIERLAYESVRTSREVHVVTSDGAEQSAILGAGAYRISSAELWRRVKKTKKKIADEYLGEVTLPLSRNEVGSRIDSRTAAKLDALRKRSR
- the rlmB gene encoding 23S rRNA (guanosine(2251)-2'-O)-methyltransferase RlmB — encoded protein: METKQKKRPAKEERTALKRGGRQEERRDTPSADEILVGRNAVFEALKAGRGINRILVAQGAKEAALAPLLSLAREQGVPVRASKREKLEQLAPDMRHQGVIAYAAPVAYASLDDVFACAEEKGEPPLLLLLDEIEDPHNFGALLRTADAAGVHGVLVPERRGCALTATVAKTSAGAVEHVRVVRIGNIVQEMKRLKERGLWFVGADMAGDEDMFHADLTGALCIVIGSEGKGLGRLVKETCDFLVRIPMHGAINSLNASVAGALLMYEARRARLLGRA
- a CDS encoding HAD family hydrolase, whose translation is MRKAVFFDLDGTIIDVTHKRPLPAEAVRTAIRRLQEAGHYAFVATGRPYSFIEQGLLDLGFDGFVLMNGAVVMIGGEIIFQKPLPPSLVCRIVRLAQEKGLDFCQESVDFTYMGAECKGLEAFFKSFDVPLDFFRRDFSWRDVVTYKMEFYATERTSFADFLQLPGVTGLVDAAHGRNFELYSAHESKGTGILHALEYIGVPVEESYAFGDGENDIEMMQTVAHALVMGNANERLLPHAETVVPTVLEDGAAWGIEHCILQDD
- the sigH gene encoding RNA polymerase sporulation sigma factor SigH yields the protein MEAEMRDSGNDTRFEGFDGLTDEEVISRIKENCSNIALDYLINKYRNFVRAKARSYFLIGADREDIVQEGMIGLYKAIRDFRNDRLSSFRAFAELCVTRQIITAIKTATRQKHIPLNSYISLNKPIYDEDSDRTLLDILPGARVSNPEELVISQEEFVDIEEKMEEILSDLEWRVLMSYLDGKSYQEIAVDLDRHVKSIDNALQRVKRKLERYMENRGDEVDITTVYRGLSTINHRMHDALDAQMQRK
- a CDS encoding Mini-ribonuclease 3, whose translation is MRFDRFRAIVGSMFTPDGEGGIAERYEGIDVRLASPLVLAYIGDAYFHLFVRTRLLSFEQSQVHVLSDFAAQIVSAVWQAKAYHAIEERLTERERGIFRRGRNAKSHAPRRASVAEYHASTGFEALLGTLFLEKDTERLDEIAEWAFQAIAQGMMAEIAAKRGQRVKKGAAE